The Colletotrichum destructivum chromosome 7, complete sequence genome contains the following window.
CAGGCCATCGGCAACTGCGCGGGCATCGTCGCGGGCCAGATCTACCGCGAGGCGCCGTACCTGCTGGGGAACGCCATCTCCGTCGGGGCGCTGGGCGTCGCGCagctgctggtggtgggcAAGTGGTTCTATATCCGCCACTGCaacgagatgaagaggaagattgCGAGCGGCGAGATGGAGGATAAGAGGAAGGTCAAGACCGGCGACTGGGAGTTGGACTTCCACTACCACCTGTAGAGGAGCTATATCGTCGGGCTGGGTCGTTTTTTTGCAGTTCAGTTTTGTCTTGGACAACCAATCGAGAGTCTCACAATGTCTAGAACCCTCGTCCCTATTGCACTTCGCACCTGACACCATCCATCTCAATGATGGGCTCCCTTCAGGAGCCATCGTCTTGcgctactactactacccGGTGTCACAGCACACTTTAGACGGCCAAGTTATCGAGGCAATATGGAAGGTTGGCCAAGACGGTGGCGTGTGGCCGGCGGAGCCCGAGTAACGTCCAAGGCCGGATTCCGACGGAGTCGGCGGAACCTCCGTGTTCGCAGGTCCCGGAGTCGGATACAGACTGTACCCGGGAGCGGGAGCGAGCAGAGGTTTGTTTTGACATCACCTGAGGACTCTTGCAAGGCCGGGAAGGGAAAACACGACAATTATGGCGGTGCTTCTGGATGCGAAGCCTCGGGCTCAGGGTGTCTGTCATTGAGTGATATCAGCTCGATACAAGCGCGTCACACCATTGAGGTGTGGATGGGCTAGGTGTGCCAGCCACAAGCCACGTCGTCCAGGTGTCGCGTCGCCATCACGGCAGCCGTGGCAGCGCTGGAATTGCGCGGGGGGTTAAGCGTCATCCCGTGTCGATAAGAAGGAGCAGCCTGGAACAGAtgggacgaggccaagggaGGAAAGGGGATTTCGGGGTCGTCTGATGGTTCCGGAGCATTCCAGCATCTTGGATACTAATTGGGCAGAGATGCATGTGAAAGTACCTCGGCCGGCGAATCAGCCCATGCCATGAACAGAGGGTACAAATTACGTGGCTGAGGTGTAGTTCTGTGGATGGGGGCGTTCAATGGTGCGTGCTGAAGCTCAGCCACCCCCACCCCTGGCACGAGCTCCTCAAATTCGCAGACGATGACGTTCAGCAGTCGCCCCTCAGCCGTCGCCCCACATCAACCTACGAGTGACGGAAGGCTGCACGGAGCTCAATTGGGCCCCTGCTCCTtgcttgccgccctcgctgcTCCGGATCTGGAGTCTAGACGCTCCTGCTACTGCTTCTCCTGTCGTTCCTGCCTAGCACGTCTTGCACGCCCAGCAAAGGGGACGGGACGTTGGGCACTCGCCTTCTTTCGCCTTCCCCCCCTGCCGCTGCCCTGTAATGGTTACACGAGTGgttctccctcccccctcccctcccctcccctcccctgctgctgctgctgcggcggtgTCAAGCATCGTCACCGCGAGCTGGAGGCCGCCCCTTCTCTCGCCCACCAtcctgcctacctaggtacctacctagagAAAAAAACGTAAAGCGCGTCCTCATGACCCTTCGTCTGATCATTTGCCTTTCCTCCTACATTCCCATACTGTGACCGATCTTGATTCCACTACATAAAACTATCATCCACACGATCCCACCAACAAGCCAACCTCCTCCATTACTACTGTTCTATTCCAACCACACACCGACTCGAGACGACGTGCATTTGCTCCCTTGATACCCCATCCACCCTTCCGCAGTTACCCCTCACAAAGCTCCCTCCTACAACTCTCACACATACACGCACTTCTTCTCAACAACACCTCACAATTCATCAAAACCAATCGCCATCATGTCCAACACTACCGTTCACGTCAAGAACATCGCCTCGGCGACCGAAGacaaggagatcaaggacTTCTTCAGCTTCTGGTAAGTGCATCCCCGCCGCTTTGGCGCCTGCCCACCCGTCGGTAGGCCTGCAGATGACATGTAAACCTGCATTCACCGCATCGTTCCCGACCGTCTGCTGACACGTAGCACAGCGGCAAGATCACCAACATTGAGGTCACTCCCGCCGGCGAGACCAAGGATGCTGCCGTCACCTTTGAAAAGGAGACGGCTGCCAAGACGGCTCTCCTGTTGAACAACACCCAGCTCGGCACCTCCcacatcaccgtcaccagcgccggcggcgaccccTCTGACGATGCTCCCCACCACAAGGAGAACGCCAACCGCGACTCCGACGATATCACTCAGGAGGAGAAGCCTCGCTCCCGTATTCTGGCTGAGTACCTCGCCCAGGGTTACGTCGTCGGTGACGCCGCTCTCCAGCGCgccatcgagctcgacaGCCAGCACGGTGTCTCCAACCGCTTCTTCAGCACGCTCCAGAGCCTGGACCAGAAGTACCACGCAACCGACCGCGCCAAGGCTACGGACCAGTCTTACGGTATTACCGCCAAGGCCCAGGGCCTTTTTGGCGGCCTGAGCTCGTACTTTGAGAAGGCTACCAGCTCCCCAACTGGCAAGAAGATTGTCGGCTTCTACGAGACGGGCTCGAGACAGGTGCAGGACATTCACGCCGAGGCTCGCCGCCTGGCAGAcctgaagaaggaggagcatGGCGGCAGTGCCCTGAAGGCTTCTGGCCTGGAGAGGTTCCTTGGTAAGGAGAAGTCTGTGCCTCCCGCCACTGGCGAGACCATCGGCACCCAATCTCCCACCAACCCCGACCCGACGACTGCTGTTCCCCTGTCGAAGCCGTCGGCTGCGACGGACGAGAAGGCATCGTCGTAGAATAATGGGGATGTTTGGTACGCAAAAGGTTATGTGGATAGGCGTTGGCTGGATTGATTAGGCACGACCGTTTTATGACTGCTACGCAAGTGGTTTTCCCCATGAGTACTCTAGCTAGTTACGACTTCGAATGCAAACATTTGGCATCGGATTATGGTTGCTTGACCTTTGGTGACTATTGTGAAAAAATCCATGTAAGCATAGGTAGAGAGAAGGTGTATTCTTATCGGCACTTTAGCTAGGAAAGTTGAAGGTTTAATTAAGGCTACCATCGTCAACATGTTTATTAATATTTTTTCTGTCTTGGACGACTCGTACAATCCAGGATACTCGAGATGGCTGGAGTGGTACCAACTTTCAACCTATACCCGTTATCGCATCATCATTCCTGATCAGGAATCAATATTACCAACCATCATCACTAAGACATAGCATGAACAAAAACTGGAATTGTCAAGGGAATGTGATTTACGCCAAGAACACATATCAAGATTAATCAATGCATTGAACTTTGAATTCCTAGGTTTCTATAATACAGTATCACTTTTTGTGATTTGTTTTTCCTCATTGATTCCTCATGGCTCGTATCGCATGGACGGAATTCCCAACGCCTTTATTGGTATCAATCCCTTGGTTTCAATGTGTCGGTGGTTGGCCGGTAACAGCATCGTGTTCTACGCAGCTCGTGCTTTACTGGGTCTTGGCAAACTTCTCCTTCAAGTTGTCATCCAACGGGCCCTTGGGGTTCGAAGAGAGTTTCTGTCATCAGGTTAGACGTGCGCTGGATTGCAAAAGGAAAGGTAGGGGAGAGGACGAACGTTGATAGACTCCTTGTTGGCGTTGTCCTTGTTGGAGGCGTCGTCGGTTCCCGTGCCGGAGGCAGGGGGATCTTGCTGCTGGGCGCCAGTCTGGCGCTCAGGGGGGGGAGATTGGCGACCCTCGGGCATATTGTGTGGTTTATTTGGGGGTGGTTGGTGGTTGAGTAATTGTTTGGGACGGTTGTTTGCTTGGAGATGTGAGGCTTGCTGAAAATCAGGAGGGAACAGATGCAAGAGCAGAGAGAGCTTCACGTTAAATAGCTTAGCAGGATACGAGAGAAGCAGCCGGAAATCTTGCTCTTACTCGAGGGACTGGAGAGCAGGAGCTACGAAAAGGAGGGGCAGCGGGCGGTCTCAGTTCGGAGGGGCTCTTGCGTCAATGGAAGGGGGGCCTCCTGCATCACCCAAGAGAACAAAAAGTTGCGTGTCTATACTACCTAGGCACTGAAAGGCGGGACAGAAAGGATACCCTGCGCGCCTCAACCGATGTGCGGCCGTTCGGGGAGCGCTGATTGCGGCGGTTGACATCAGTCTGTGGTGGTGATGCCGTCATACGGCGTGCTCTGAGCTCCAGAGCGTGCTTTGACGTCACCTGAGTTCGATTGGTGCGGTCGCTGACGGTCGAACAGGTGTGATGCATCGATGGGTGATCTTTATCGATAAGAGCTATGATTATCTTATCTGAAATCGGCTAATCGTGgagtgggtgggtgggtcAAAGTgccttcggcttcggcgacgGAGCAGGACATCGGTGCCCGGCTGCTCTCAGCGCCATCAGCCGCAtctgtcggcgtcgaaggGCATCGCTTGACCAGACTTCTTCTTCGATGGGCTTGATTAAGGTAGCATTGAATGAGCGAGTCCAATACAGCGTTTTCAACTTCACAGGGGCATATAGAGAAGTATCGATGAGAAAGAGGCAGCGAATGTGAGCTTCAGGCGATTCAGCTAGTGTTCAACATTGATTTAGACTTGTGCTTCAAAAGCAAACAAAAATTAGCTTCCACCGCAACTAAAGAACAGTGGTGACAAGTTTTGCATCAATCGGCTCGTCTGAATAGGGCGTTTCGTCTCGTGTCAAATTTCTTTCCATTAACTGTCTATAGGCTGACCTTTCTCGCTCGAGCGGTGGTGACGAGTTGCGTTCTCTCGACGCGAACCGGGGCCCCGGCGAGGTTTTCAGCCGCCAATTACAAAGGGTGTTCCAGGATGGGTTGATATCTCACAGCATGAAATGAACTTTTGGAATGGAGCTGCGTTCACTCATAGCGGCATTCAAATGGCATACCCCCGACCTGTACCGCGCGTGGTTCAGCAGCTCATGCCGACGGAAGATGGACGGTGTTATGGGTTGGGGAGCGGGGCAGCGGCCCGAAGGGGGGCTCGCAGGGGCCGACAGGCAGTGTCACTCGGATATTGACGAGAGTTTGAACGCAACCATTTAGCGATTTTGAGCACAGAAGCGGTGTCATGTCTCACATGCCAACTTGGTTGGCCGCGACACTACAAACTGGTCCTGAGGTGAGAGAAGCGAAAATCGTTCGGCTTGAGGGATGACAGGGACGGGCAGCCATATGGCTCACGGCTTTGTGGAAAGGAGCGAGGAAGCGACGATGAGACCCATGGAAGGGAATGGATTGCGATCAGCAACTATGGTGGTCACTGCCCGAAATTCGCCGGAAAGGTCACACGCCAGAAAGGTCACACCTGCCTGCAGTCTGCAGCCTGTCCGCTTGTGGCTGTTTGCAGTTGCCGTTGCTGATGTGTTTCCTGTCGGGGAAGGAGCGAAATTGAAGGAAAAAACcgaagggaagagaggaaaaTCACGAAGCCTTGATTCAACCACAAGCCACGATAGTGTGACATGCACGCTCCCACTGTTTTCACTACGTTTATCAAGATCACCCCAACTATCGCAATCATAAAATTTTTTTTAAAGCAATGTTCTCAATTGTCTGAAATAACAATCCGAATCGCTAAAACTGTCCAAAATCCTACTACTCGTACACATACGTAAACCATTCCCATCATTTTTGAAACCATCGTACAAGAAAAAGCTAACTTCGCCAAAGGGAAACTAATATCATCCACCAAACACATCCGGAAACACTATTCAACAACGACACGCTGCGACGTAAATGTATCATATCAATCGTCATGAATCGttcatttcttcttcttgccgccgagaGCAGCGGTCAAgctgccgaggccaaggccgtcgagaaggcggTTGAGACCCAGggtgccgaggaggccatcgacaatcttgccgagaccaaggccgTTGAGAAGGCGGCCGACAAGGTTGAGGACACCGGTCAAAAGCAGACCAACGGCTGCCAGAATCTGGAAGAGAGGCTCAGTGAGCAGACCCCACAGAGGGTTCAGCTCCGACTTGGCGTGGGGCATGTCCTCGATCTTCCGCTTCGCACCCTCGACCGTCTCGGTAATGGTACCAGTCAACTGTGACAAAGGTTAGCAAATGATCACGTCGTACTGGGGACACCTCAAGAGCCAACACTTACCTCCTTGAGAACCTCGGCCAGATGATGCTCCTCCGGAGTAGCCTCACGAGTCTGAGCCTTGGCCTTAGCGTTCTGCTGGATGCGACCATCAGGGTCCAAGGCGCGAACGCTGCCGTTCAACTCGGTCAAGATCTTGCCACCCTCTTCGATGAGAGGCTTGACGTCCTTAACAAGCTGCTCCTCGTCACGCTCCTCCTTGGGCTTGCGCTCAGCAGCCTCAATCTTCTGCGTAATCATCTTGCAGATGGGGCGCAAGCGATCAAGTCCCTGCTCGATGAGGCCACCGAGGCTCTTGGCGAGTTTGGCATCAGCCTCGGCTTCCTCACGAGCCTTCTTCTGCTCTTCCGtctcaacctcctcctcttcctccacctcgggctcgggaATATCTTCGAGCAGGGAAACGTGTCCG
Protein-coding sequences here:
- a CDS encoding Putative RNA recognition motif domain, nucleotide-binding alpha-beta plait domain superfamily, whose protein sequence is MSNTTVHVKNIASATEDKEIKDFFSFCGKITNIEVTPAGETKDAAVTFEKETAAKTALLLNNTQLGTSHITVTSAGGDPSDDAPHHKENANRDSDDITQEEKPRSRILAEYLAQGYVVGDAALQRAIELDSQHGVSNRFFSTLQSLDQKYHATDRAKATDQSYGITAKAQGLFGGLSSYFEKATSSPTGKKIVGFYETGSRQVQDIHAEARRLADLKKEEHGGSALKASGLERFLGKEKSVPPATGETIGTQSPTNPDPTTAVPLSKPSAATDEKASS